The following coding sequences are from one Methanosarcina sp. WWM596 window:
- a CDS encoding protease inhibitor I42 family protein yields MYSDPAPEDYTGVPENHSWKIKAAIPGSQQINGVYKRALKDANGPEDNFTPNVKVV; encoded by the coding sequence ATATACTCGGATCCAGCCCCTGAAGATTATACTGGTGTTCCAGAAAATCATTCATGGAAAATAAAAGCTGCTATTCCAGGCAGCCAACAGATAAATGGAGTATATAAACGAGCCCTGAAGGACGCAAACGGGCCTGAGGATAATTTCACACCTAATGTCAAAGTTGTCTAA
- a CDS encoding DUF4157 domain-containing protein yields the protein MSEHQQIQQSKKPESSPQRRSTLIIQTPVSNPTSIIQRARINPKSLTPEDVLQLQRTIGNRAVGRLLSEIKSPSKVQQAPVQRQEIPEEEEPLQGMFESKPEGKTCSSCIQRQEIPEEEEPIQTKRENKTGMPDDLKAGVESLSGIDMSDVRVHYNSDKPAEVGALAYTQGTNIHIALGQERHLPHEAWHVVQQAQGRVNPTIQLKDGVSVNDDEGLEHEADVMGTKMLVNNAQLKGEMDSNAGSSVNPWNSSNIASHPSEQNHTLPQHALVQAVTPVAQLGRKAKKTVATKGVTKGVTKRTVSKARVKAMAMSALKAAITDNSKDLEVIGRIHKTRLLRPKKVEEVKPEKKLAEINFLRHLSTVINSSNKSYQEVQAAINIKKKEIYISSNSNESELPSDESAILTLANQKKEDDVRVKRHKKKLIDELKGAFKGYKYFIVSGLKGQHAETKIATKIKEFDYVAGQRRPCAACTIFLHLLGIPKEKFNQHQGAYWETVNSLISLVDNFILKYLQDKLKKGANDSEIKEAIDDWLKTNAPSLIIPDKGFKNQGISPQFQHDFDTASESESI from the coding sequence ATGTCCGAGCACCAGCAAATTCAACAATCGAAAAAACCGGAATCTTCCCCTCAAAGAAGATCTACTCTCATAATCCAGACTCCTGTATCAAACCCTACATCTATCATCCAGCGTGCCAGAATCAATCCAAAATCTCTAACTCCGGAAGATGTTTTGCAGCTCCAGCGTACTATTGGAAACAGGGCAGTTGGCAGGCTGCTGTCAGAGATTAAAAGCCCTTCAAAGGTTCAACAGGCACCAGTCCAAAGGCAGGAGATACCGGAGGAAGAAGAGCCACTTCAAGGCATGTTTGAAAGTAAACCTGAGGGCAAAACATGCTCTTCATGCATACAGAGGCAGGAAATCCCTGAGGAAGAAGAACCTATTCAAACAAAAAGGGAGAATAAAACCGGAATGCCTGATGACCTCAAGGCTGGCGTGGAGAGCCTTTCTGGAATTGATATGAGCGATGTAAGGGTGCATTACAATTCGGATAAACCTGCTGAAGTAGGGGCTCTGGCGTATACTCAGGGAACGAATATTCATATTGCTCTGGGGCAGGAAAGGCATTTGCCTCATGAGGCATGGCATGTAGTTCAGCAGGCACAGGGAAGAGTAAATCCGACAATACAGTTGAAGGATGGAGTTTCGGTCAATGATGATGAGGGGCTGGAGCATGAAGCGGATGTGATGGGAACAAAGATGTTGGTAAATAACGCACAACTCAAAGGCGAGATGGATTCCAATGCAGGATCTTCGGTTAACCCATGGAATTCTTCAAATATTGCCTCTCATCCATCGGAGCAAAACCATACGTTGCCACAGCATGCCCTAGTACAAGCAGTAACACCAGTGGCACAGCTAGGCAGAAAAGCTAAAAAAACTGTCGCTACCAAGGGCGTTACCAAGGGAGTTACCAAAAGAACTGTTTCCAAAGCAAGAGTAAAAGCTATGGCGATGTCGGCACTGAAAGCTGCGATAACAGACAATAGCAAAGACTTAGAGGTAATCGGAAGAATCCATAAGACCAGATTACTAAGACCAAAAAAAGTAGAAGAAGTAAAACCGGAGAAGAAACTAGCTGAGATTAATTTTTTAAGACATCTTTCCACAGTAATTAACTCATCAAATAAATCTTATCAAGAAGTCCAAGCCGCAATCAACATAAAAAAGAAAGAGATTTATATTTCATCAAATTCTAATGAGAGTGAGTTACCCAGTGATGAGTCTGCCATATTGACTCTTGCCAACCAAAAAAAAGAAGACGATGTCCGAGTAAAAAGGCACAAAAAGAAATTGATAGATGAACTTAAAGGTGCATTTAAAGGTTATAAATATTTTATTGTTTCTGGTTTGAAAGGCCAACACGCCGAAACAAAAATTGCAACAAAAATAAAAGAATTTGATTATGTTGCAGGGCAAAGAAGACCATGTGCTGCTTGTACAATATTTTTACACTTGCTAGGTATTCCAAAGGAAAAATTCAATCAGCACCAAGGCGCATATTGGGAAACTGTAAATTCCCTGATATCTCTCGTCGATAATTTCATTTTAAAGTATTTACAAGATAAATTAAAAAAGGGTGCGAATGACTCAGAAATCAAAGAAGCTATTGATGATTGGTTAAAGACTAATGCACCTTCTCTTATTATACCTGACAAAGGCTTTAAAAACCAAGGCATTTCGCCACAATTTCAACATGATTTTGATACTGCAAGCGAATCTGAATCTATATAA
- a CDS encoding PKD domain-containing protein codes for MNDIKQDVKESVKVFTLTFVSYVVKESTKKLIKSLTQIQRKMLEVRVKNLSDDQLEQYFDKESYFKNELENTLKSVNHIQPAKGSESWLENLQLTCETSCIQNLIYFLIQPVTKIALATVAVIALVTMFAVPLAISGESEEPDLDTKFPVANFSNNVTSGYAPLSVQFLDLSGNTTEWNWDFGDRTNSTEQNPVHNYPAAGIYTVSLTAANTYGTDSAFARITVLEKSFNSPVEPLLPFAKFTSSTTKGYSPLSVKFTDLSENATGWNWDFGDGTNSIEQNPAHIYSFAGNYTVNLTAVNTNGTDSAFAVITVLKRSEPVQEPALPVASFSTNVTRGYSPLSVQFTDLSEHATEWNWDFGDGATSTGQNSVHTYSAAGNYTASLTVNNANGTDSKRSTILVFPVYAYVTKGDGTVSLIDTATREITGNISVGINPYEIAVTQDGTVYVANSGDGSENSSSISIIDTATKTVIDTLSAGGNGTFVGVAVNPAGTKVYVTNSGDGTISIIDTITRKIIDTVNVGDTPERIVFTPDGTKLYVVNSGSNNISVIDTATNNITATLETDDPWGVAIMPDGTKVYVTNDESNRVFVIDTITDNVTTTVNLWTSSRGVAVTPDGTKVYVTNYNDGIISVIDTSNNIVTNIVYTVSEISSPSDVKVTPDGKEIYVTNSGVDSVSIIDTETDNIITTISVGKSPVGVAIIQR; via the coding sequence ATGAACGACATTAAGCAGGATGTAAAGGAAAGTGTAAAGGTTTTCACCCTGACTTTTGTCAGCTACGTGGTCAAAGAATCAACTAAAAAGCTTATCAAAAGCCTAACACAAATCCAGAGAAAGATGCTCGAAGTCAGGGTCAAAAATCTGTCAGATGATCAGCTTGAACAATATTTTGATAAAGAATCCTATTTCAAGAATGAACTGGAAAACACTCTAAAATCGGTAAACCATATTCAACCGGCAAAGGGTTCAGAGTCCTGGCTGGAAAACTTACAGCTTACTTGTGAGACCTCCTGTATTCAAAACCTGATATATTTCTTAATTCAGCCAGTTACTAAAATTGCACTTGCGACCGTAGCAGTTATAGCACTAGTGACCATGTTTGCTGTCCCTTTGGCAATAAGCGGAGAAAGCGAAGAGCCTGATCTCGACACAAAATTTCCGGTTGCAAATTTCAGCAATAATGTCACATCCGGTTATGCTCCTCTTTCTGTACAATTTTTAGACCTCTCGGGCAATACAACGGAATGGAACTGGGACTTCGGAGACAGAACTAATTCAACCGAACAGAACCCGGTACATAATTACCCTGCAGCAGGAATCTATACCGTTTCACTGACCGCAGCCAATACATACGGCACAGATTCCGCATTTGCCAGAATAACGGTTCTCGAAAAATCATTCAATTCACCTGTAGAGCCTCTACTTCCTTTTGCAAAATTTACAAGTAGTACCACCAAAGGTTATTCTCCCCTTTCCGTTAAGTTTACAGACCTCTCAGAAAATGCAACCGGATGGAACTGGGACTTTGGAGACGGAACTAATTCAATCGAGCAGAATCCGGCTCATATTTACTCCTTTGCTGGTAATTATACTGTTAATCTGACTGCAGTCAATACAAACGGTACGGATTCTGCGTTTGCAGTAATAACGGTCCTAAAACGATCGGAGCCTGTTCAAGAACCCGCATTACCAGTTGCAAGTTTCAGTACTAATGTCACCAGAGGTTATTCTCCTCTCTCGGTCCAGTTTACCGACCTCTCGGAACATGCAACGGAATGGAACTGGGACTTTGGAGACGGAGCTACTTCTACCGGGCAAAATTCAGTGCATACTTACTCTGCAGCAGGCAACTATACCGCTTCCCTAACTGTAAACAATGCAAATGGTACAGATTCAAAACGTTCTACAATATTGGTATTTCCTGTTTATGCATATGTTACGAAAGGCGACGGAACTGTTTCTTTAATTGACACCGCAACAAGGGAAATTACAGGCAATATATCTGTAGGAATCAATCCTTATGAAATTGCAGTCACTCAAGATGGGACAGTATACGTGGCGAACTCCGGTGACGGGTCAGAAAACTCAAGCAGTATTTCTATAATTGACACAGCTACAAAAACTGTTATAGACACGTTGAGTGCAGGAGGAAACGGTACATTCGTGGGAGTTGCAGTCAACCCTGCAGGGACAAAGGTATATGTTACAAATTCAGGCGATGGGACTATCTCTATAATCGATACCATAACAAGAAAGATTATTGACACAGTTAATGTGGGAGACACTCCAGAAAGAATTGTATTTACACCGGATGGAACGAAACTATACGTGGTAAACTCCGGCAGCAACAATATCTCTGTAATTGACACCGCCACAAACAACATTACTGCTACGCTGGAAACAGACGATCCATGGGGTGTTGCAATCATGCCGGACGGAACAAAAGTATATGTGACGAATGATGAAAGCAATAGAGTTTTCGTAATTGATACTATAACAGATAATGTTACAACCACGGTGAATTTGTGGACCAGTTCTCGAGGAGTTGCAGTCACGCCAGATGGAACAAAAGTATACGTTACAAACTACAACGATGGGATTATCTCTGTAATTGACACCTCAAACAACATTGTTACAAACATAGTTTATACCGTAAGCGAGATAAGCTCTCCTAGTGACGTTAAAGTCACCCCAGATGGAAAAGAAATTTATGTTACTAACAGCGGCGTTGACAGTGTCTCTATAATCGATACAGAAACAGACAATATTATAACCACTATATCTGTAGGAAAGTCTCCTGTCGGAGTTGCGATAATCCAGAGATAA
- a CDS encoding DUF4157 domain-containing protein: MSKHHQIQQSKKPESSPQRRSTLIIQTPVSNPAAIIQRSRINPKSLTPADVLHLQRTIGNRAVGRLLSEIRSPSTDQQVLIQRQKLEEEETCPSCVQRQEIPEEEETIQGKMIDTIQRQEVPEEEENPLQGVFESNPEQVACPSCIQRKESEEEEPLQPKRENNTGMPDNLKAGVESLSGIDMSDVRVHYNSDKPAEVGALAYTQGTNIHVAPGQERHLPHEAWHVVQQVQGRVKPTMQLKDVAVNDDVVLEKEADIAGNRALQLIINRKTELDKKVIESSIQTQFIPEKSFINNTTTLIQRQPGKFYEDRQLGHGGKIFYSTIPPRQGIQIYFRAMQEMEYNQLSQTGYFDIQESYQGITQSFDYAKGYFGANRSHHLVEFTVQDGIDLTGEFRYSGTGEKLEDGARSLGLGSRATHVRAGQNTLGGEYFMECLKARIIRWRLVGYIGERPPDVCRG; encoded by the coding sequence ATGTCCAAGCACCATCAAATTCAACAATCGAAGAAACCGGAATCTTCTCCTCAAAGAAGATCTACTCTCATAATCCAGACTCCTGTATCAAATCCTGCAGCTATCATCCAGCGTTCCAGAATCAATCCAAAATCTCTAACTCCAGCAGATGTTTTACATCTCCAGCGTACCATCGGAAATAGGGCAGTTGGCAGATTGCTCTCAGAAATACGAAGCCCTTCAACGGATCAACAGGTGCTGATTCAGCGTCAAAAGCTGGAAGAGGAAGAAACATGTCCTTCATGCGTGCAGAGACAGGAGATCCCAGAAGAAGAGGAAACTATTCAAGGGAAAATGATTGATACAATTCAGCGCCAAGAAGTTCCGGAAGAAGAGGAAAATCCTCTTCAAGGCGTTTTTGAAAGCAACCCTGAGCAAGTAGCCTGTCCTTCATGCATTCAGAGAAAAGAGTCAGAGGAGGAAGAACCTCTTCAGCCAAAGAGAGAAAATAATACCGGAATGCCTGATAACCTCAAGGCTGGCGTGGAGAGCCTTTCTGGAATTGATATGAGCGATGTAAGGGTGCATTACAATTCGGATAAACCTGCTGAAGTAGGAGCTTTGGCATATACTCAGGGAACTAATATTCATGTAGCTCCGGGGCAGGAGAGACATTTACCGCATGAGGCTTGGCATGTGGTGCAGCAGGTTCAGGGAAGAGTAAAGCCAACGATGCAATTGAAGGATGTGGCAGTAAATGATGATGTGGTGTTAGAAAAGGAAGCAGATATAGCAGGAAATAGGGCTTTGCAACTAATAATTAATAGAAAGACGGAACTTGATAAAAAAGTAATAGAATCCTCTATTCAAACACAATTTATTCCTGAGAAATCATTTATTAATAACACAACAACACTCATACAAAGGCAGCCGGGTAAATTCTATGAGGATCGGCAACTGGGACATGGAGGTAAAATATTTTACAGTACTATTCCACCGAGACAAGGAATCCAGATATATTTTCGAGCAATGCAGGAAATGGAATACAATCAGTTAAGTCAAACAGGGTATTTTGATATTCAAGAAAGTTATCAGGGTATCACTCAAAGTTTTGACTATGCCAAAGGATATTTTGGTGCGAATAGATCGCATCACCTTGTAGAATTTACAGTTCAAGATGGTATAGACTTGACCGGCGAGTTTAGGTATTCAGGTACAGGGGAAAAATTAGAAGATGGAGCGCGGTCACTAGGCTTAGGATCAAGAGCAACTCATGTGAGAGCTGGCCAAAATACATTAGGTGGAGAATACTTTATGGAATGTTTGAAGGCACGTATAATTAGATGGCGATTGGTTGGATACATTGGGGAAAGACCACCCGACGTATGCAGAGGATGA
- a CDS encoding M4 family metallopeptidase, whose translation MPELSEKQAKAAEKLKEIDPESEIIWDSRMKIPKFIKGTLSKPSAESPETIARKFLEEYRVLLDKQPGLDESLELFSAETDFSGFHHVIFLQHIKGIPVFEGSVQVHINPAGEVIAYKDFRVTEVRVALEPKIKIEEAIEIVRRSIGSKHVVTIPRSRLMLFRDSKKQPPLKKLHLKRLHLVWQIESIFAEGFAGKFHFIDAHTGEQLYNFSQIRSALFRKTYTAKNESSLPGELLLENDQTVADEVARAAHENMGIVYDYYKNTFGRDSYDNKGSPLVSTVHFQRNYNNSFWSDYHKQLVFGDGDGFRWRPMAFALDIVAHELTHAVTAQTAKFVYCEEAGALDESFADVFAVFISNEEKITNWEIGEGVYTPFHEGDALRDLSDPPRFWQPDHIDNYMQLAPGEVPDLHRNQAGYIHLNSGILNKAAYLTIEGGTHYGIKVKGIPREKAEKIYYLALTAYLCSATLSRWTFREARYALLNACRQLYGEKGPEYTAIKNAWAAVGLGKPAGDLEGLFLVEKEVSPWILIPDVSPDGVLSSIYVSEEGLIKDIRVSVNIEHSYLRDLRIKLFTPAGKSIVLHDRLARKDRSLVRTYNSGSVPALMDCIGERVWGRWILKVEDLARKHTGSFHSWGIKFLVQKVEKEELKREIFPFLKVPDNDPAGVESLIEIERRGKIVSFGVSLEITHPSIGDLRAVLVMPSEEELVLHNRAGYGRKDLKKMFSTESDEVLLPAVNKEMKGAWTLKVADQAEGNEGSLDSWELCIIYESDPEFL comes from the coding sequence ATGCCGGAACTGAGTGAAAAGCAGGCAAAAGCTGCCGAGAAACTAAAAGAAATCGACCCCGAATCTGAAATTATCTGGGATTCCCGCATGAAGATTCCTAAATTCATCAAAGGCACCCTTTCAAAGCCATCAGCCGAAAGTCCTGAAACGATAGCAAGGAAGTTTCTGGAAGAATACAGGGTGCTTCTGGACAAGCAGCCCGGGCTTGATGAGAGCCTGGAGCTTTTCAGTGCCGAGACCGATTTTTCCGGGTTTCACCATGTGATTTTCCTCCAGCACATAAAAGGCATCCCTGTGTTCGAGGGATCTGTCCAGGTCCACATAAACCCCGCCGGGGAAGTGATTGCATACAAAGATTTTCGCGTGACCGAGGTACGTGTTGCCCTTGAGCCGAAAATCAAAATAGAAGAAGCTATTGAAATTGTCCGTCGGAGTATTGGCTCAAAACACGTTGTTACGATTCCCCGTTCAAGGCTGATGCTTTTTCGGGACAGTAAAAAACAGCCTCCCCTGAAAAAGCTCCACCTGAAAAGGCTTCATCTGGTCTGGCAGATTGAGTCCATATTTGCCGAAGGGTTTGCAGGGAAGTTCCATTTCATTGATGCCCATACCGGCGAGCAGCTTTACAATTTTTCCCAGATCAGGTCCGCCCTTTTTAGAAAGACATACACTGCAAAAAACGAATCTTCCCTGCCCGGCGAACTTCTGCTTGAAAACGATCAGACTGTCGCAGATGAGGTAGCCCGAGCAGCTCATGAAAATATGGGAATAGTGTACGATTACTATAAAAACACTTTCGGAAGGGACAGTTATGATAATAAAGGCTCACCTCTCGTTTCTACGGTCCACTTTCAGCGAAACTACAACAATTCTTTCTGGAGCGACTACCACAAACAGCTTGTTTTTGGGGACGGAGATGGTTTTCGCTGGAGACCCATGGCGTTTGCGCTCGACATTGTAGCTCATGAGCTGACACATGCCGTTACCGCCCAGACAGCCAAATTCGTGTACTGTGAAGAAGCCGGAGCTCTTGATGAGTCCTTTGCAGATGTTTTTGCAGTTTTTATCTCAAACGAAGAGAAGATCACGAACTGGGAAATAGGGGAAGGAGTCTACACCCCTTTTCATGAAGGAGACGCTCTGAGGGACCTTTCCGACCCTCCAAGGTTCTGGCAGCCTGACCACATTGACAATTACATGCAGCTTGCTCCCGGGGAGGTCCCTGACCTTCACAGGAACCAGGCAGGGTATATTCACCTGAACAGCGGGATTCTTAACAAGGCCGCTTATCTGACCATTGAGGGCGGGACACACTACGGGATTAAAGTCAAAGGAATTCCCAGAGAGAAAGCCGAAAAGATCTATTATCTTGCTCTTACCGCATACCTGTGCAGTGCGACCCTTAGCAGGTGGACGTTCCGGGAAGCCAGGTATGCTCTGTTGAACGCCTGTCGCCAGCTGTATGGGGAAAAAGGGCCCGAGTACACGGCAATCAAAAATGCCTGGGCTGCAGTAGGCCTTGGAAAACCGGCAGGAGACCTTGAAGGCCTGTTTCTGGTTGAAAAGGAGGTTTCTCCCTGGATCCTTATCCCGGATGTGAGCCCTGATGGAGTCCTGAGTTCCATTTATGTTTCGGAAGAGGGGCTTATAAAAGACATCCGGGTCAGTGTAAATATCGAGCACTCCTATCTCAGGGACCTCAGAATTAAACTGTTTACACCTGCCGGAAAGAGCATAGTCCTGCATGACCGGCTAGCCCGGAAGGACAGGAGCCTTGTCAGAACATATAACTCGGGCTCAGTTCCTGCTCTCATGGACTGTATAGGGGAAAGGGTCTGGGGAAGATGGATTCTAAAGGTTGAGGATCTTGCAAGGAAACATACAGGTTCTTTCCACAGCTGGGGAATTAAGTTTCTGGTACAGAAGGTCGAAAAGGAAGAACTTAAAAGGGAGATTTTTCCCTTCCTCAAAGTTCCCGATAACGATCCCGCAGGCGTAGAAAGCCTCATTGAGATCGAAAGAAGGGGAAAAATAGTAAGCTTCGGTGTGTCCCTGGAAATTACCCACCCCTCGATAGGAGACCTGAGAGCCGTACTCGTCATGCCTTCCGAGGAGGAACTGGTACTGCATAACAGAGCCGGATATGGGAGAAAAGATCTCAAGAAAATGTTCAGTACCGAATCTGATGAGGTCCTGCTGCCTGCTGTGAATAAAGAGATGAAAGGGGCCTGGACCCTGAAGGTCGCAGACCAGGCAGAAGGAAATGAAGGCAGCCTTGACAGCTGGGAGTTATGTATTATATACGAAAGTGACCCGGAGTTTCTTTAA
- a CDS encoding cupin domain-containing protein, with the protein MDLIRIICVMLAVALFLGILTCGTQDEPAAVAEELDNKTVDDSPSGMTEKSLASGENTTKEQAVLGPAPPDSLILAKGKSKMATERREIEYKVRATVRLIEGQGEIEGQGEKLFLKFREENSPWYNNGFYIFVWTINGTQVVYPPDTGSEGKDMRGLLDADGKPIGELFIEAVQSANGEGWIDYNWQEAGNSEPSRRFTFVKKATFEGRVYIVGSSFYVDDHIICKNLSDCIYLEEPGNIHVVELLNPGNVNRNLDLNYSVAHAVIEPGENIAPHLMNNPEVHYILEGEGILYIDGITVKLSKDQLIYIPAGAVQTTYNTGNTTLKFLAINQPGWSKKNIEIFE; encoded by the coding sequence ATGGATTTAATACGGATTATATGCGTAATGCTTGCAGTTGCACTTTTTCTGGGCATTCTTACCTGTGGTACTCAGGACGAACCGGCAGCAGTTGCGGAGGAACTCGATAACAAAACCGTGGACGACTCTCCCTCAGGAATGACCGAAAAATCTCTGGCTTCAGGAGAAAACACAACAAAAGAACAGGCTGTTCTGGGACCTGCACCTCCAGACTCTCTTATTCTTGCAAAAGGGAAGAGTAAAATGGCAACTGAAAGGAGAGAAATCGAATATAAAGTCAGGGCCACAGTCAGACTTATTGAGGGACAGGGAGAAATTGAGGGACAGGGAGAAAAGCTCTTTCTTAAATTCAGAGAAGAAAACTCTCCCTGGTACAATAATGGCTTCTATATTTTTGTCTGGACAATAAATGGGACTCAGGTAGTCTACCCTCCCGACACAGGAAGTGAAGGAAAGGATATGAGAGGGCTTCTAGACGCAGACGGCAAGCCCATAGGGGAACTCTTCATAGAGGCAGTTCAGAGTGCAAATGGCGAAGGATGGATAGATTACAACTGGCAGGAAGCAGGAAATTCCGAACCTTCCCGCAGGTTCACCTTCGTTAAAAAAGCTACCTTTGAAGGGCGGGTTTACATCGTAGGATCAAGCTTCTACGTGGATGATCATATAATATGCAAGAACCTCAGCGACTGCATATATCTTGAAGAGCCCGGAAATATCCATGTTGTGGAGCTGCTGAACCCCGGAAACGTTAATAGAAACCTTGACCTGAACTACAGCGTCGCCCATGCAGTTATTGAACCTGGCGAAAATATCGCCCCTCATCTGATGAACAATCCTGAAGTTCATTATATCCTCGAAGGGGAAGGCATTCTTTATATCGACGGGATCACGGTTAAACTGAGCAAGGACCAGCTCATATATATCCCTGCAGGTGCTGTTCAAACCACATACAATACCGGAAACACGACTCTCAAATTCCTCGCTATAAACCAGCCTGGATGGTCAAAGAAAAATATTGAAATCTTTGAATAA
- a CDS encoding exodeoxyribonuclease III, which translates to MPEHYSLISWNVNGLRAAMKKGFLDLLLEQKFDVICIQETKASPDKLPREAKNIPGYYNYFVSAERSGYSGVGTFSKEKPLNVETGMEIEEFDREGRFLRIDYEDFILMNIYFPNGKASQERLEYKMAFYDAFLDYANTLKAEGKKLVICGDVNTAHREIDLARPRENETVSGFLPEERAWMDRFLAAGYLDTFRMFNKEGENYSWWSMRTRARERNVGWRLDYFFVSENLRENVKAAPIYSEVMGSDHCPVGLELEF; encoded by the coding sequence ATGCCGGAACATTATAGCCTTATTTCCTGGAATGTAAACGGCCTCAGAGCTGCAATGAAGAAGGGTTTTCTGGATTTGTTGCTGGAGCAGAAATTCGATGTCATCTGCATCCAGGAAACCAAAGCCTCTCCGGACAAGCTTCCGAGGGAAGCAAAGAACATTCCAGGCTACTACAATTACTTCGTCTCTGCGGAACGAAGTGGCTACAGTGGGGTCGGGACATTTTCAAAGGAAAAACCCCTGAATGTCGAAACCGGAATGGAAATTGAGGAGTTTGACAGAGAAGGCCGTTTTCTCAGGATTGATTACGAAGATTTCATTTTAATGAACATATATTTCCCAAACGGCAAAGCCTCCCAGGAACGCCTGGAATATAAAATGGCTTTTTACGACGCTTTTTTAGACTACGCAAACACCCTTAAAGCCGAAGGCAAAAAGCTTGTCATCTGTGGAGATGTCAATACAGCCCACAGAGAAATCGACCTTGCCCGGCCCAGAGAAAACGAGACAGTTTCAGGTTTTCTCCCCGAAGAAAGAGCCTGGATGGATAGGTTCCTTGCAGCCGGATATCTTGATACCTTCCGCATGTTCAACAAAGAGGGAGAAAACTATTCCTGGTGGTCAATGAGGACCCGAGCTCGCGAAAGAAACGTTGGCTGGCGCCTAGATTACTTCTTCGTCAGTGAAAACCTCAGGGAAAATGTAAAGGCTGCCCCGATTTACTCCGAAGTCATGGGTTCAGACCACTGCCCTGTGGGACTGGAGCTTGAATTTTAA
- a CDS encoding transposase, with the protein MQYKLDRRGHSVYSLHYHFVQCVKYRRKALTNPLVVDFLKIKSNYFEAFY; encoded by the coding sequence ATGCAATATAAACTTGATCGTAGAGGCCATTCTGTGTATTCACTCCATTATCATTTCGTTCAGTGTGTGAAATATAGGAGAAAAGCTCTAACGAACCCTTTAGTTGTTGATTTTCTTAAAATTAAAAGTAACTATTTTGAAGCATTTTACTGA
- a CDS encoding molybdopterin-binding protein gives MKISARNVLKGKVKKIAHGMVNSEIVVELPGGAEITSIITKNSAEYMGLKEGSEVYAVIKATSVMLASD, from the coding sequence ATGAAGATAAGCGCACGCAATGTTCTGAAAGGTAAAGTCAAAAAAATAGCTCACGGAATGGTTAATTCGGAAATCGTAGTCGAACTTCCGGGCGGTGCGGAGATTACTTCCATTATCACAAAAAACTCGGCTGAATATATGGGTTTAAAAGAAGGGAGCGAAGTCTACGCAGTAATTAAAGCCACAAGCGTGATGTTAGCTTCTGATTGA
- a CDS encoding toll/interleukin-1 receptor domain-containing protein, whose product MITKIYISHCEQDEPLAQELARALWTVELESFSSLYRKARILSLAERIRFGIRQSDCVIPIITQEGIVSPEVNQEIGLAVGTDQLIIPLVEAGIELPILIRHLQPISFYPEAYEDALGKLIQNIRQLTKLDWLKIKCPYCGEEMTQYISPEENVERALLAGKHLETICSYCQRNIYLDPRTFRPTP is encoded by the coding sequence ATGATCACAAAGATTTACATTTCTCATTGCGAGCAGGACGAACCGCTTGCCCAGGAACTGGCGCGAGCTCTCTGGACAGTTGAACTGGAGAGTTTTTCGTCCCTGTACCGGAAAGCTCGAATTCTTTCCCTAGCTGAAAGAATACGTTTTGGCATCCGCCAGTCAGACTGCGTCATCCCGATCATCACGCAGGAGGGAATAGTATCCCCTGAGGTAAATCAGGAGATCGGGCTAGCTGTAGGAACCGACCAGTTAATAATTCCACTGGTAGAGGCAGGAATTGAACTGCCCATCCTTATACGCCATCTCCAACCGATTAGTTTTTACCCTGAAGCCTATGAGGATGCTCTGGGAAAACTCATACAGAATATCAGGCAGCTCACGAAACTGGACTGGCTGAAGATAAAATGCCCTTATTGTGGAGAGGAAATGACCCAGTATATCTCTCCTGAAGAAAATGTAGAGAGAGCTCTTCTTGCAGGAAAACACCTCGAGACGATCTGCAGCTACTGCCAGAGAAATATTTACCTTGACCCGCGAACCTTCAGACCTACACCATGA
- a CDS encoding DUF2795 domain-containing protein, which produces MQTSPIEVQKALKNMDYPAEKKKLIEHAKKHKANSKVMEVLEELPEKEYTNAADVSKAFSGK; this is translated from the coding sequence ATGCAAACGAGTCCTATCGAAGTCCAGAAAGCTTTAAAGAATATGGATTATCCTGCAGAGAAGAAGAAACTTATCGAGCACGCTAAAAAACACAAAGCCAACAGTAAGGTAATGGAGGTTCTCGAAGAACTTCCGGAAAAGGAGTACACCAACGCTGCCGATGTCAGTAAGGCGTTCTCAGGAAAGTAA